A genomic stretch from Gorilla gorilla gorilla isolate KB3781 chromosome 20, NHGRI_mGorGor1-v2.1_pri, whole genome shotgun sequence includes:
- the NFKBIB gene encoding NF-kappa-B inhibitor beta isoform X3, which translates to MAGVACLGKAADADEWCDSGLGSLGPDAAAPGGPGLGAELGPGLSWAPLVFGYVTEDGDTALHLAVIHQHEPFLDFLLGFSAGTEYMDLQNDLGQGPDRTPDTNHTPVALYPDSDLEKEEEESEEDWKLQLEAENYEGHTPLHVAVIHKDVEMVRLLRDAGADLDKPEPTCGRSPLHLAVEAQAADVLELLLRAGANPAARMYGGRTPLGSAMLRPNPILARLLRAHGAPEPEGEDEKSGPCSSSSDSDSGDEGDEYDDIVVHSSRSQTRLPPTPASKPLPDDPGPV; encoded by the exons ATGGCTGGGGTCGCGTGCTTGGGAAAAGCTGCCGACGCAGATGAATGGTGCGACAGCGGCCTGGGCTCTCTGGGTCCGGACGCAGCGGCCCCCGGAGGACCTGGGTTGGGCGCGGAGTTGGGCCCGGGGCTGTCGTGGGCTCCCCTCGTCTTCGGCTACGTCACTGAGGATGGGGACAC GGCACTGCACTTGGCTGTGATTCATCAGCATGAACCCTTCCTGGATTTTCTTCTAGGCTTCTCGGCCGGCACTGAGTACATGGACCTGCAGAATGACCTAGGCCAG GGCCCTGACCGTACTCCTGACACCAACCACACCCCTGTCGCCTTGTACCCCGATTCCGActtggagaaggaagaagaggagagtgaGGAGGACTGGAAGCTGCAGCTGGAGGCTGAAAACTACGAGG gccacACCCCACTCCACGTGGCCGTTATCCACAAAGATGTGGAGATGGTCCGGTTGCTCCGAGATGCTGGAGCTGACCTTGACAAACCG GAGCCCACGTGCGGCCGGAGCCCCCTTCATTTGGCAGTGGAGGCCCAGGCGGCCGATGTGCTGGAGCTTCTCCTGAGGGCAGGCGCGAACCCTGCTGCCCGCATGTACGGTGGCCGCACCCCACTCGGCAGTGCCATGCTCCGGCCCAACCCCATCCTCGCCCGCCTCCTCCGTGCACACGGAGCCCCTGAGCCCGAGGGCGAGGACGAGAAATCCGGCCCCTGCAGCAGCAGTAGCGACAGCGACAGCGGAGACGAGGGC GATGAATACGACGACATTGTGGTTCACAGCAGCCGCAGCCAAACCCGgctgcctcccaccccagcctcaaaACCTCTTCCTGACGACCCCGGCCCCGTCTGA
- the NFKBIB gene encoding NF-kappa-B inhibitor beta isoform X1, whose product MAGVACLGKAADADEWCDSGLGSLGPDAAAPGGPGLGAELGPGLSWAPLVFGYVTEDGDTALHLAVIHQHEPFLDFLLGFSAGTEYMDLQNDLGQTALHLAAILGEASTVEKLYAAGAGLCMAERRGHTALHLACRVGAHACARALLQPRPWCPREAPDTYLAQGPDRTPDTNHTPVALYPDSDLEKEEEESEEDWKLQLEAENYEGHTPLHVAVIHKDVEMVRLLRDAGADLDKPEPTCGRSPLHLAVEAQAADVLELLLRAGANPAARMYGGRTPLGSAMLRPNPILARLLRAHGAPEPEGEDEKSGPCSSSSDSDSGDEGDEYDDIVVHSSRSQTRLPPTPASKPLPDDPGPV is encoded by the exons ATGGCTGGGGTCGCGTGCTTGGGAAAAGCTGCCGACGCAGATGAATGGTGCGACAGCGGCCTGGGCTCTCTGGGTCCGGACGCAGCGGCCCCCGGAGGACCTGGGTTGGGCGCGGAGTTGGGCCCGGGGCTGTCGTGGGCTCCCCTCGTCTTCGGCTACGTCACTGAGGATGGGGACAC GGCACTGCACTTGGCTGTGATTCATCAGCATGAACCCTTCCTGGATTTTCTTCTAGGCTTCTCGGCCGGCACTGAGTACATGGACCTGCAGAATGACCTAGGCCAG ACAGCCCTGCACCTGGCAGCCATCCTGGGGGAGGCATCCACGGTGGAGAAGCTGTATGCAGCAGGCGCCGGGCTGTGCATGGCGGAGCGTAGGGGCCACACGgcgctgcacctggcctgccgTGTGGGGGCACACGCCTGTGCCCGTGCCCTGCTTCAGCCCCGCCCCTGGTGCCCCAGGGAAGCCCCCGACACCTACCTCGCTCAGGGCCCTGACCGTACTCCTGACACCAACCACACCCCTGTCGCCTTGTACCCCGATTCCGActtggagaaggaagaagaggagagtgaGGAGGACTGGAAGCTGCAGCTGGAGGCTGAAAACTACGAGG gccacACCCCACTCCACGTGGCCGTTATCCACAAAGATGTGGAGATGGTCCGGTTGCTCCGAGATGCTGGAGCTGACCTTGACAAACCG GAGCCCACGTGCGGCCGGAGCCCCCTTCATTTGGCAGTGGAGGCCCAGGCGGCCGATGTGCTGGAGCTTCTCCTGAGGGCAGGCGCGAACCCTGCTGCCCGCATGTACGGTGGCCGCACCCCACTCGGCAGTGCCATGCTCCGGCCCAACCCCATCCTCGCCCGCCTCCTCCGTGCACACGGAGCCCCTGAGCCCGAGGGCGAGGACGAGAAATCCGGCCCCTGCAGCAGCAGTAGCGACAGCGACAGCGGAGACGAGGGC GATGAATACGACGACATTGTGGTTCACAGCAGCCGCAGCCAAACCCGgctgcctcccaccccagcctcaaaACCTCTTCCTGACGACCCCGGCCCCGTCTGA
- the NFKBIB gene encoding NF-kappa-B inhibitor beta isoform X5, which translates to MAGVACLGKAADADEWCDSGLGSLGPDAAAPGGPGLGAELGPGLSWAPLVFGYVTEDGDTALHLAVIHQHEPFLDFLLGFSAGTEYMDLQNDLGQEEEESEEDWKLQLEAENYEGHTPLHVAVIHKDVEMVRLLRDAGADLDKPEPTCGRSPLHLAVEAQAADVLELLLRAGANPAARMYGGRTPLGSAMLRPNPILARLLRAHGAPEPEGEDEKSGPCSSSSDSDSGDEGDEYDDIVVHSSRSQTRLPPTPASKPLPDDPGPV; encoded by the exons ATGGCTGGGGTCGCGTGCTTGGGAAAAGCTGCCGACGCAGATGAATGGTGCGACAGCGGCCTGGGCTCTCTGGGTCCGGACGCAGCGGCCCCCGGAGGACCTGGGTTGGGCGCGGAGTTGGGCCCGGGGCTGTCGTGGGCTCCCCTCGTCTTCGGCTACGTCACTGAGGATGGGGACAC GGCACTGCACTTGGCTGTGATTCATCAGCATGAACCCTTCCTGGATTTTCTTCTAGGCTTCTCGGCCGGCACTGAGTACATGGACCTGCAGAATGACCTAGGCCAG gaagaagaggagagtgaGGAGGACTGGAAGCTGCAGCTGGAGGCTGAAAACTACGAGG gccacACCCCACTCCACGTGGCCGTTATCCACAAAGATGTGGAGATGGTCCGGTTGCTCCGAGATGCTGGAGCTGACCTTGACAAACCG GAGCCCACGTGCGGCCGGAGCCCCCTTCATTTGGCAGTGGAGGCCCAGGCGGCCGATGTGCTGGAGCTTCTCCTGAGGGCAGGCGCGAACCCTGCTGCCCGCATGTACGGTGGCCGCACCCCACTCGGCAGTGCCATGCTCCGGCCCAACCCCATCCTCGCCCGCCTCCTCCGTGCACACGGAGCCCCTGAGCCCGAGGGCGAGGACGAGAAATCCGGCCCCTGCAGCAGCAGTAGCGACAGCGACAGCGGAGACGAGGGC GATGAATACGACGACATTGTGGTTCACAGCAGCCGCAGCCAAACCCGgctgcctcccaccccagcctcaaaACCTCTTCCTGACGACCCCGGCCCCGTCTGA
- the NFKBIB gene encoding NF-kappa-B inhibitor beta isoform X2, with protein MNGATAAWALWVRTQRPPEDLGWARSWARGCRGLPSSSATSLRMGTRFSAGTEYMDLQNDLGQTALHLAAILGEASTVEKLYAAGAGLCMAERRGHTALHLACRVGAHACARALLQPRPWCPREAPDTYLAQGPDRTPDTNHTPVALYPDSDLEKEEEESEEDWKLQLEAENYEGHTPLHVAVIHKDVEMVRLLRDAGADLDKPEPTCGRSPLHLAVEAQAADVLELLLRAGANPAARMYGGRTPLGSAMLRPNPILARLLRAHGAPEPEGEDEKSGPCSSSSDSDSGDEGDEYDDIVVHSSRSQTRLPPTPASKPLPDDPGPV; from the exons ATGAATGGTGCGACAGCGGCCTGGGCTCTCTGGGTCCGGACGCAGCGGCCCCCGGAGGACCTGGGTTGGGCGCGGAGTTGGGCCCGGGGCTGTCGTGGGCTCCCCTCGTCTTCGGCTACGTCACTGAGGATGGGGACAC GCTTCTCGGCCGGCACTGAGTACATGGACCTGCAGAATGACCTAGGCCAG ACAGCCCTGCACCTGGCAGCCATCCTGGGGGAGGCATCCACGGTGGAGAAGCTGTATGCAGCAGGCGCCGGGCTGTGCATGGCGGAGCGTAGGGGCCACACGgcgctgcacctggcctgccgTGTGGGGGCACACGCCTGTGCCCGTGCCCTGCTTCAGCCCCGCCCCTGGTGCCCCAGGGAAGCCCCCGACACCTACCTCGCTCAGGGCCCTGACCGTACTCCTGACACCAACCACACCCCTGTCGCCTTGTACCCCGATTCCGActtggagaaggaagaagaggagagtgaGGAGGACTGGAAGCTGCAGCTGGAGGCTGAAAACTACGAGG gccacACCCCACTCCACGTGGCCGTTATCCACAAAGATGTGGAGATGGTCCGGTTGCTCCGAGATGCTGGAGCTGACCTTGACAAACCG GAGCCCACGTGCGGCCGGAGCCCCCTTCATTTGGCAGTGGAGGCCCAGGCGGCCGATGTGCTGGAGCTTCTCCTGAGGGCAGGCGCGAACCCTGCTGCCCGCATGTACGGTGGCCGCACCCCACTCGGCAGTGCCATGCTCCGGCCCAACCCCATCCTCGCCCGCCTCCTCCGTGCACACGGAGCCCCTGAGCCCGAGGGCGAGGACGAGAAATCCGGCCCCTGCAGCAGCAGTAGCGACAGCGACAGCGGAGACGAGGGC GATGAATACGACGACATTGTGGTTCACAGCAGCCGCAGCCAAACCCGgctgcctcccaccccagcctcaaaACCTCTTCCTGACGACCCCGGCCCCGTCTGA
- the NFKBIB gene encoding NF-kappa-B inhibitor beta isoform X4 produces the protein MDLQNDLGQTALHLAAILGEASTVEKLYAAGAGLCMAERRGHTALHLACRVGAHACARALLQPRPWCPREAPDTYLAQGPDRTPDTNHTPVALYPDSDLEKEEEESEEDWKLQLEAENYEGHTPLHVAVIHKDVEMVRLLRDAGADLDKPEPTCGRSPLHLAVEAQAADVLELLLRAGANPAARMYGGRTPLGSAMLRPNPILARLLRAHGAPEPEGEDEKSGPCSSSSDSDSGDEGDEYDDIVVHSSRSQTRLPPTPASKPLPDDPGPV, from the exons ATGGACCTGCAGAATGACCTAGGCCAG ACAGCCCTGCACCTGGCAGCCATCCTGGGGGAGGCATCCACGGTGGAGAAGCTGTATGCAGCAGGCGCCGGGCTGTGCATGGCGGAGCGTAGGGGCCACACGgcgctgcacctggcctgccgTGTGGGGGCACACGCCTGTGCCCGTGCCCTGCTTCAGCCCCGCCCCTGGTGCCCCAGGGAAGCCCCCGACACCTACCTCGCTCAGGGCCCTGACCGTACTCCTGACACCAACCACACCCCTGTCGCCTTGTACCCCGATTCCGActtggagaaggaagaagaggagagtgaGGAGGACTGGAAGCTGCAGCTGGAGGCTGAAAACTACGAGG gccacACCCCACTCCACGTGGCCGTTATCCACAAAGATGTGGAGATGGTCCGGTTGCTCCGAGATGCTGGAGCTGACCTTGACAAACCG GAGCCCACGTGCGGCCGGAGCCCCCTTCATTTGGCAGTGGAGGCCCAGGCGGCCGATGTGCTGGAGCTTCTCCTGAGGGCAGGCGCGAACCCTGCTGCCCGCATGTACGGTGGCCGCACCCCACTCGGCAGTGCCATGCTCCGGCCCAACCCCATCCTCGCCCGCCTCCTCCGTGCACACGGAGCCCCTGAGCCCGAGGGCGAGGACGAGAAATCCGGCCCCTGCAGCAGCAGTAGCGACAGCGACAGCGGAGACGAGGGC GATGAATACGACGACATTGTGGTTCACAGCAGCCGCAGCCAAACCCGgctgcctcccaccccagcctcaaaACCTCTTCCTGACGACCCCGGCCCCGTCTGA
- the CCER2 gene encoding coiled-coil domain-containing glutamate-rich protein 2 isoform X2, which produces MLPRGPASELLLLRLLLLGAATAAPLAPRPSKEELTRCLAEVVTEVLTVGQVQRGPCTALLHKELCGTEPHGCASTEEKGLLLGDFKKQEAGKMRSSQEVRDEEEEEVAERTHKSEVQEQAIRMQGHRQLHQEEDEEEEKEERKRGPMETFEDLWQQHLENGGDLQKRVAEKASDKETAQFQAEEKGVRVLGGDRSLWQGAERGGGERHEDSPHHHHHHQPEAEPRQEKEEASEREEKEVEQLEHLRDELKKDC; this is translated from the exons ATGCTGCCCCGAGGGCCAGCCtctgagctgctgctgctgcggcTGCTCCTGCTGGGGGCGG CCACCGCTGCTCCCTTGGCACCGAGACCCTCCAAGGAGGAG CTGACCCGCTGTCTGGCAGAGGTGGTCACAGAGGTGCTGACCGTGGGCCAGGTCCAGAGAGGACCCTGCACTGCTCTTCTCCACAAGG AGTTGTGCGGGACAGAGCCCCACGGCTGTGCGTCCACCGAGGAGAAAGGCCTGCTGCTTGGGGATTTCAAGAAGCAAGAGGCTGGGAAGATGAGGTCCAGCCAGGAGGTgagggatgaggaagaggaggaggtagCAGAGAGGACCCACAAGTCCGAGGTCCAGGAACAAGCCATCCGCATGCAAGGGCATCGCCAGCTCCAccaggaggaggacgaggaggaggagaaggaggagaggaagagggggcCCATGGAGACCTTTGAGGACCTGTGGCAGCAGCATCTAGAGAATGGAGGGGACCTCCAGAAGCGGGTGGCAGAGAAGGCCAGTGACAAAGAGACGGCccagttccaggcagaggagaaGGGGGTGCGGGTGCTGGGCGGGGACCGCAGCCTGTGGCAGGGGGCCGAGAGAGGCGGAGGAGAGAGGCACGAGGACtcgccccaccaccaccaccaccaccagccagaggctgagcccaggcaggagaaggaggaggcttCGGAGAGGGAG GAAAAGGAGGTGGAGCAGCTGGAGCACTTGAGAGACGAACTGAAGAAG GACTGTTGA
- the CCER2 gene encoding coiled-coil domain-containing glutamate-rich protein 2 isoform X1 yields MLPRGPASELLLLRLLLLGAATAAPLAPRPSKEELTRCLAEVVTEVLTVGQVQRGPCTALLHKELCGTEPHGCASTEEKGLLLGDFKKQEAGKMRSSQEVRDEEEEEVAERTHKSEVQEQAIRMQGHRQLHQEEDEEEEKEERKRGPMETFEDLWQQHLENGGDLQKRVAEKASDKETAQFQAEEKGVRVLGGDRSLWQGAERGGGERHEDSPHHHHHHQPEAEPRQEKEEASEREEKEVEQLEHLRDELKKVTETLGEQLRREG; encoded by the exons ATGCTGCCCCGAGGGCCAGCCtctgagctgctgctgctgcggcTGCTCCTGCTGGGGGCGG CCACCGCTGCTCCCTTGGCACCGAGACCCTCCAAGGAGGAG CTGACCCGCTGTCTGGCAGAGGTGGTCACAGAGGTGCTGACCGTGGGCCAGGTCCAGAGAGGACCCTGCACTGCTCTTCTCCACAAGG AGTTGTGCGGGACAGAGCCCCACGGCTGTGCGTCCACCGAGGAGAAAGGCCTGCTGCTTGGGGATTTCAAGAAGCAAGAGGCTGGGAAGATGAGGTCCAGCCAGGAGGTgagggatgaggaagaggaggaggtagCAGAGAGGACCCACAAGTCCGAGGTCCAGGAACAAGCCATCCGCATGCAAGGGCATCGCCAGCTCCAccaggaggaggacgaggaggaggagaaggaggagaggaagagggggcCCATGGAGACCTTTGAGGACCTGTGGCAGCAGCATCTAGAGAATGGAGGGGACCTCCAGAAGCGGGTGGCAGAGAAGGCCAGTGACAAAGAGACGGCccagttccaggcagaggagaaGGGGGTGCGGGTGCTGGGCGGGGACCGCAGCCTGTGGCAGGGGGCCGAGAGAGGCGGAGGAGAGAGGCACGAGGACtcgccccaccaccaccaccaccaccagccagaggctgagcccaggcaggagaaggaggaggcttCGGAGAGGGAG GAAAAGGAGGTGGAGCAGCTGGAGCACTTGAGAGACGAACTGAAGAAGGTGACAGAGACGCTGGGGGAGCAGCTCAGGAGGGAGGGCTGA